The Bradyrhizobium sp. WSM471 genome includes the window TGGCAGTGAAGGGGAGGTCGAAGATCTCCTCGCCGTCGGAGCCGCTGACATGGATCACCCAGTCGCGCCAATCCTCAGCGCCGGGCGTCAGGATCATCGCGTTCATGATCTGGGCGGCACGGTCGCGCGCCTCGGTCAGGTTGGTCACGGCTGTGCCGCTGCGATCGATCAGCGTGCCGTCCAAGTTGGAGCAATGAAAATAGACCTGGACCATATGCGTCTCCTATTGGGAGCGATTGGGACGGCAAACCGATACCATTCCAAGCCTTCGCGAAACATTCGGGTCGAGCCCGGTAAGGGAATCTACGGAGATTGGTCGGCGCCAAGCCCCCTGCTGGTTTGATCACAAGGGGGTGTTGATCAACTGGACGGCATTTCCACGGCATGGAACAACCCTGGACGGAAAGTCCGGGAGGCGCCGTGAACCACCTCACATTTTGGCGTGAAAGCCGAAGCCTGCGTGCATGCGCGGGCGCCTCGGTGGTCCTCCTGACCCTCGCCTCGGTAGGCTCATCAGAACCGCTCCGCAAGAGCGGCTATGCGATCGGCACGGAGACCTGCGGCAGCGCCGATCTCGCCTTTCCCAGAATCCAGATCGACATGAAGGCGGGATTTTGCGCTGGCCTCGTCGCCAGCGAGGAGGATCGGCTGAAATTCCCGCGCTCGATCATCCAGGTGCCCGGTCGTGACCTGTTCGTGGTCGCCGACATGGCGGGCTGGGGCCATACCGATGGCCGGCTGCTGTTGCTCGACCCGCGCGCGCGCCAGGGACAGCGGTTCAAGGAGCTGCTCACTGCAATCGAATATCCGTTCGGTCTCGTGATCGGTCCGGACAAGAAGCTCTATGCCTCGAGCGCGGAGACGATCTTTCGGTTCGATCCGCTCGCCGACAATCCGCGCGACACGGTCGAGACCATCGTCCGTCACATGCCCGGACGCCGGATCATGTTGCCCGATGGCACAAAGCTCGACGAGAGCGCGCATCCACTCAAGCAGTTTGTCTTTGATAAGAACGGCCGGCTGTTCGTCAACATCGGCTCACACAGCGACGACTGCATCACGCCGGCGCCGATCACGAGACCTTGCGCGGCGGCCGAGGGCGCTTCCGCGATGGCGTCGATCTGGCTGTTCACGCCGCCCCCGGGCGGTATCTTCCCGGCGTTGAAGCCTGGCGAACCCGACCCGCCGCACGGCGTCTATGCGCGGGGCCTGCGCAACTCTATGGCGCTGGCGCTGCACCCGAACTTTCCCGATGCGGGCTATGCCTTCCTGCAAGGCGAGAACGGTCGCGACCTGCCTGACATTTTCAAGCCGAACGAGGAGATCAACGCGATCGAGCAGGGCAGGCATTACGGCTGGCCCTATTGCTACGATCTGTCGACGCCGAGCCCCGAATTCAGGATCGTGTTGCAGTCGGGGTTCTACAAATCGCTGTGCACCGCCAACGCTCTCTACAAGGCGCCGTTCTCGCTGCTGCCGCCGCACGGCGCGCCGCTCGCGATGCTCTATTATCACCACGCGAAATTTCCGGAGCTCGAGGGCAAGCTGCTGGTCGGCCTGCATGGCTATCGCCCGACCGGCAGCCGCGTCATCGTCTATGACGTCGACGACCACGGCTTCCCGAAGCCTGCTCCGGCGCCGGTGCGCTACCATGTCAGTTGCGCGGCCGATCCGACCCACAGCTTTCAGACCGA containing:
- a CDS encoding sorbosone dehydrogenase family protein, which codes for MNHLTFWRESRSLRACAGASVVLLTLASVGSSEPLRKSGYAIGTETCGSADLAFPRIQIDMKAGFCAGLVASEEDRLKFPRSIIQVPGRDLFVVADMAGWGHTDGRLLLLDPRARQGQRFKELLTAIEYPFGLVIGPDKKLYASSAETIFRFDPLADNPRDTVETIVRHMPGRRIMLPDGTKLDESAHPLKQFVFDKNGRLFVNIGSHSDDCITPAPITRPCAAAEGASAMASIWLFTPPPGGIFPALKPGEPDPPHGVYARGLRNSMALALHPNFPDAGYAFLQGENGRDLPDIFKPNEEINAIEQGRHYGWPYCYDLSTPSPEFRIVLQSGFYKSLCTANALYKAPFSLLPPHGAPLAMLYYHHAKFPELEGKLLVGLHGYRPTGSRVIVYDVDDHGFPKPAPAPVRYHVSCAADPTHSFQTEAGDVAAAPFEELIAGWHRVNGVRPQGAPVGMTVAEDGAIWLVEDKNQTVIRIDRAAGDAPPPLPCDVRSQALIDQLAVFVARDAQNSVRLTNLRKGLVEKHCVGCHSDFGLKPGQSDAQKDATVLRFMLSQDGWIYPGDPDSGKLRTRLRGLGAEKLMPPGGEGLPKAEPGYTRLLDTADLLVSKMVPGIRMRIKPGPPQRKFFGKTNKECGEIPAAKVVVVTQRNAVDKPGFSRFFRPADPYLNGECSDGDGYYIRQEFLVPVQ